A single window of Macrobrachium nipponense isolate FS-2020 chromosome 31, ASM1510439v2, whole genome shotgun sequence DNA harbors:
- the LOC135206508 gene encoding SCO-spondin-like gives MCASPAGKYATASGTARKARTSVNASATVGDQCEEGHYSCPTGSCLPPLSVCDRKVDCADGDDEKHCLDDNFDIRRYISVKPSPVSGAGRWGKFASRLVTPPLSHPAGGVAFCPSSRLDGPGSAPPTQPQVTNLP, from the exons CTGGCAAATATGCGACGGCGTCTGGGACTGCGAGGAAGGCGAGGACGAGCGTGAATGCAAGCGCGACCGTTGGAGACCAGTGCGAAGAAGGACACTACAGCTGCCCGACAGGCAGCTGTCTGCCTCCTCTCTCCGTCTGCGACAGGAAGGTCGACTGCGCTGACGGAGACGATGAGAAACATTGCCTGGATGACAACTTCGATA tCAGGCGCTACATCTCCGTCAAACCGTCGCCAGTCAGCGGCGCAGGGCGCTGGGGCAAATTTGCCAGCCGCCTCGTCACGCCCCCACTCTCTCACCCTGCTGGGGGCGTGGCGTTTTGTCCTTCAAGTCGCCTGGACGGCCCTGGCTCGGCCCCTCCAACGCAACCTCAGGTAACCAACCTTCCTTAG